One genomic window of Plasmodium coatneyi strain Hackeri chromosome 12, complete sequence includes the following:
- a CDS encoding Serine/threonine-protein phosphatase, with product MNNGSFKETNICRKEKQKGEIPAPRFGHTATYLGNNKVAVFGGAIGDAGKYNITDDIYIYDLSQNKWKKIVTENTPSARAAHAAACVDEQQLVIYGGATGGGSLSLDDLYILDLRKEQRYSWMTVPTKGVTPGRRYGHVMVFNKPNLIVIGGNNGQHTLNDVWFMHVELPPFEWVQVIISNNCKAPPPRVYHSADMCKEGPATGMIVIFGGRSAENKSLDDTWGLRQHRDGRWDWVEAPIKKGVPPEARYQHTAVFIGSKMFILGGRNDNGCAIPLGTALYNTETIEWVTLPAISKFRHTSWMHKHTIYTFGGFTHQTQQFPTNELECLDCCILVNATTGLDSDKRKTLKQSSLKQKQLSSEVRSASSSFNLNSQDVINPNQSNALASSQYGGTKQIYEMKNSAITGNSVANAQDVQNAQNTPNAQQRNMFDSPSSSLFRLSSRPMSNKIRLAAHAHAVQETGSDFALLVRKISIDKLEEEGRKINNGVLCTPVNYISEFKNTVYDKIITTLLNPNITQFEIQYHHNADTIFTIPWGNISILCSIVMDIFKQEDMVLKLRAPLKIYGDIHGQYYDLMRLFQLYKCPVEEDLGEKLNAIGDIDSNDYLFLGDYVDRGSNSLEVICLLFALKCKYPKQIHLIRGNHEDMAINSLYGFQEECKRRLKEDINDKSSCWVQINQVFEWLPIGAIVEEKILCVHGGIGKSIHTISDISQLRRPLVVSQVPQNLNEQKVTDLLWSDPTDNDSVLGTIPNDIRDPDGTGHIVKYGPDRVHKFLEDNDLQLIIRAHECVMDGFERFAGGKLITLFSATNYCNSHKNAGALLFIRRDLTVIPKLIYPAKDEVRFFNTWDTKMTELRPPTPPRNQPKMRELNFGAP from the exons ATGAATAATGGATCGTTTAAAGAAACAAACATTtgcagaaaggaaaaacaaaagggagaaattcCAGCGCCTCGTTTTGGACACACGGCTACCTACCTAGGAAACAATAAAGTGGCAGTATTCGGTGGGGCGATAGGCGACGCAGGGAAGTATAACATAACAGAtgatatttacatatatgattTATCTcaaaacaaatggaaaaaaatagtaacgGAAAATACCCCTTCAGCGAGGGCGGCGCATGCAGCTGCTTGTGTCGATGAACAGCAGTTAGTTATATATGGGGGTGCAACGGGAGGGGGATCTCTCTCCTTAGACGATTTATACATACTGGATTTACGAAAGGAACAACGATATTCTTGGATGACGGTGCCTACCAAAGGAGTAACCCCAGGAAGAAGATATGGACATGTAATGGTATTTAATAAACCCAATTTAATTGTAATTGGTGGGAATAATGGTCAGCATACGTTGAATGACGTTTGGTTTATGCATGTAGAACTTCCTCCATTTGAATGGGTTCAAGTAATTATTTCAAATAATTGCAAGGCACCCCCTCCAAGAGTGTACCACTCAGCTGATATGTGCAAAGAAGGACCTGCTACAGGGATGATTGTCATATTTGGTGGAAGAAGTGCGGAAAATAAATCCTTAGATGATACATGGGGGTTGAGACAACACAGAGATGGAAGGTGGGATTGGGTGGAAGCTCCTATAAAGAAGGGGGTACCTCCTGAAGCACGTTATCAACATACTGCCGTTTTTATAGGTTCCAAAATGTTTATTTTAGGGGGTCGAAATGATAACGGGTGTGCCATCCCTTTGGGCACAGCGTTGTACAATACGGAGACAATTGAGTGGGTAACCTTGCCAGCCATTTCGAAATTTAGACACACTTCCTGGATGCACAAACATACCATTTACACCTTTGGCGGGTTCACTCACCAGACGCAGCAGTTCCCAACAAACGAGTTGGAGTGCCTAGACTGTTGCATCTTGGTGAATGCAACCACCGGTTTGGATTCCGATAAGAGGAAGACCCTAAAGCAGTCTTCCCTCAAGCAGAAGCAGCTCTCTAGCGAAGTGCGAAGCGCCAGCAGTTCCTTCAACCTGAACAGTCAGGACGTTATCAACCCGAATCAATCTAACGCACTCGCAAGCAGTCAATATGGAGGGACGAAGCAAATTTACGAAATGAAGAATAGCGCCATCACGGGGAATTCAGTAGCAAATGCACAGGACGTACAGAACGCGCAGAACACACCAAACGCACAACAGAGGAACATGTTCGACTCGCCCAGCTCGTCGCTGTTCCGCCTGTCCAGTAGACCCATgtcaaataaaataaggctagcagcacatgcacatgcagTGCAAGAAACGGGGAGCGACTTCGCCCTGTTGGTTAGAAAAATATCCATCGATAagttagaagaagaaggaagaaaaataaataacggCGTGTTATGCACACCAGTAAACTACATTAGTGAATTTAAAAACACAGTATATGATAAGATCATTACAACTTTGCTTAATCCAAATATAACCCAATTTGAAATTCAGTACCATCATAATGCAGAtaccatttttacaattccCTGGGGAAATATTTCCATCCTATGTTCCATTGTAATGGATATTTTCAAGCAAGAAGATATGGTACTAAAGTTAAGGGcgcctttaaaaatatacggAGATATCCATGGGCAGTATTATGACCTCATGAGATTATTCCAGTTGTATAAATGTCCAGTGGAAGAAGACTtaggagaaaaattaaatgccATTGGGGACATCGATTCGAatgattatttatttttgggTGATTATGTTGATAGAGGTTCTAACAGCTTAGAAGTCATCTGCTTACTTTTCGCGTTAAAATGTAAGTATCCCAAGCAGATCCATTTAATAAGGGGGAACCATGAAGATATGGCCATCAACAGTTTGTATGGATTTCAGGAGGAATGTAAAAGGAGACTAAAGGAAGACATAAATGATAAGTCTTCCTGTTGGGTTCAGATAAATCAAGTTTTTGAATGGCTACCTATAGGTGCTATTGtagaggagaaaatattatgtGTTCATGGGGGGATAGGAAAAAGTATTCATACCATTTCGGACATATCTCAGTTAAGGAGACCATTAGTTGTTTCTCAAGTTCCACAAAATCTGAATGAACAGAAGGTTACAGATTTGCTTTGGTCTGATCCTACGGATAATGATTCCGTTTTAGGAACCATCCCGAATGATATAAGGGACCCAGATGGTACTGGTCATATTGTTAAGTATGGACCTGACCGGGTTCACAAATTTTTAGAGGACAACGATCTGCAGTTAATTATACGTGCCCATGAATGCGTCATGGATGGGTTTGAGAGATTCGCGGGGGGTAAATTGATAACCCTTTTTTCGGCCACCAATTATTGTAATTCGCACAAAAACGCTGGGGCTTTGCTCTTCATCCGGAGGGACCTCACCGTCATTCCGAAACTGATATACCCGGCCAAGGACGAAGTTCGCTTCTTCAACACGTG gGACACCAAAATGACCGAGCTGAGACCCCCGACACCACCAAGAAATCAACCCAAGATGAGGGAACTGAACTTTGGAGCCCCctag